One Setaria italica strain Yugu1 chromosome II, Setaria_italica_v2.0, whole genome shotgun sequence DNA segment encodes these proteins:
- the LOC101785450 gene encoding cysteine-rich receptor-like protein kinase 6 gives MDNHHLLPVAAVVAVALLALRAAGYPTYPFTVCGASSFYKPNSTYQAHLDLAAATVPRNASASPDLFAAAVVGAVPEQLWAMGLCRGDVNATTCFTCLTQAFLDLPNYCSYQKDASIYYDACILHYSDVHVLSSDDNGPQFDMSNIYNLGNVTSDPARYNRLLAALVNATADYAAYNSTRRFATGEADFDLQPHKVYTVAQCTPDQTPAECRRCLAGLIMTSLPAFLNHTGGRTLWFNCTYRFETSPFYNGPAMVRLASPSRGAPAPAPAVQPTVGTPGVAGGGERKLSVPVVVPAILLPIISALNLVVCFCFWRRRRSAAQVKKPYPRYSTETEDIEMVDSILIDVSTLRAATVNFAESNKLGQGGFGTVYKGVLPNGDEIAVKRLSQGSTQGGEELKNELALVAKLKHKNLARLVGVCLEQQERLLVYEFVPNRSLDLILFDIEKREQLDWEQRYKIINGVARGLQYLHEDSQLKVVHRDLKASNILLDANMNPKISDFGLARIFGRDQTQAVTNRVVGTYGYMAPEYVTRGNYSVKSDAFSFGVIVLEIITGRKNNGCSNSGRSEDLLTMVWEHWEAGMVTEIVDPCMGGSFHEGDVLKCFHVGLLCVQGNPAARPMMSSVVTMLGSDTVTLQAPSKPAFLSWNTAGDHGLIDGRV, from the exons ATGGATAACCACCACCTGCTGCCcgtggccgccgtcgtcgccgtcgcgctgCTCGCGCTCCGCGCCGCGGGTTACCCCACGTACCCGTTCACAGTGTGCGGCGCCAGCAGCTTCTACAAGCCCAACAGCACGTACCAGGCCCACCTCGACCTCGCTGCCGCCACGGTGCCCAGGAACGCCTCGGCGTCCCCGGACCTCTTCGCCGCGGCGGTCGTCGGCGCCGTCCCGGAGCAGCTCTGGGCCATGGGGCTCTGCCGCGGCGACGTTAACGCCACCACCTGCTTCACCTGCCTCACCCAGGCCTTCCTGGACCTGCCCAACTACTGCTCCTACCAAAAGGACGCCAGCATCTACTACGACGCCTGCATCCTCCACTACTCCGACGTGCACGTCCTCTCCTCCGACGACAACGGCCCGCAGTTTGACATGAGCAACATCTACAACCTCGGGAACGTTACGTCAGACCCGGCCCGGTACAACCGCCTCCTGGCCGCGCTCGTCAACGCCACCGCCGACTACGCCGCGTACAACTCCACGCGGCGGTTCGCCACCGGGGAGGCCGACTTCGacctgcagccccacaaggtgTACACCGTGGCGCAGTGCACGCCGGACCAGACGCCGGCTGAGTGCCGGAGGTGCCTTGCCGGGCTCATAATGACATCGCTGCCTGCCTTCTTGAACCACACCGGAGGCAGGACCCTATGGTTCAACTGCACCTACAGGTTCGAGACATCACCCTTCTACAATGGACCGGCGATGGTGCGTCTGGCTTCACCGAGCAGgggagcgccggcgccggcgccggctgtGCAGCCAACGGTTGGGACGCCAGGAGTGGCAGGAGGAG GAGAGAGAAAGTTGAGCGTTCCCGTCGTGGTTCCTGCAATCTTGCTCCCTATTATATCAGCCTTGAACCTTGTGGTTTGCTTCTGTTTCTGGAGGCGCCGGCGGTCAGCAGCACAAGTGAAGAAGCCAT ATCCAAGGTATTCTACTGAAACAGAGGACATCGAAATGGTGGATTCGATCCTGATCGACGTCTCCACCCTGCGAGCCGCCACGGTTAATTTCGCCGAGAGCAACAAGCTCGGACAAGGGGGGTTCGGCACGGTGTACAAG GGCGTCCTGCCCAACGGCGACGAGATAGCGGTGAAGCGACTGTCGCAGGGCTCGAcgcagggaggggaggagctCAAGAACGAGCTCGCGTTGGTGGCCAAGCTGAAGCACAAGAATCTCGCCAGGCTGGTCGGCGTCTGCCTGGAGCAGCAGGAGCGGCTACTCGTCTATGAGTTCGTCCCCAATCGGAGCCTCGACCTGATTCTTTTTG ACATTGAGAAGCGTGAGCAGCTGGACTGGGAGCAGAGGTACAAGATCATAAACGGCGTTGCTCGGGGCCTGCAGTACCTCCACGAAGATTCTCAGCTCAAAGTTGTCCACCGTGACCTCAAGGCCAGCAATATCCTGCTAGACGCGAACATGAACCCCAAGATCTCGGACTTCGGCCTTGCGAGGATCTTTGGGCGCGACCAGACGCAGGCCGTCACCAACCGCGTCGTCGGCACCTA TGGATACATGGCGCCCGAGTACGTGACGCGCGGCAACTACTCGGTGAAATCGGACGCGTTCAGCTTTGGCGTAATTGTGCTGGAGATCATAACAGGGAGGAAGAACAATGGCTGCAGCAACTCCGGGAGGTCTGAAGATCTCTTGACCATG GTATGGGAGCACTGGGAGGCCGGGATGGTGACGGAGATAGTGGACCCGTGCATGGGCGGAAGTTTTCATGAGGGCGACGTGCTGAAATGCTTCCACGTAGGTCTCCTGTGTGTGCAGGGAAACCCGGCGGCCCGACCAATGATGTCATCAGTCGTGACGATGCTCGGAAGCGATACGGTCACCCTCCAGGCCCCATCCAAACCGGCATTTCTGTCCTGGAACACGGCCGGCGACCACGGCCTTATCGACGGCAGGGTTTAA
- the LOC101785855 gene encoding putative receptor-like protein kinase At4g00960, with protein MIAARYATAVVLALVLLPLPAAVTLKISCDGSVYTANGTFQANLDLLAAALPANASASPSGFVTASVGAAPDQANALALCRGDTNASACAACVAAAFQDAQQACPQDKGVAVYSDACVLRFAGIRFLDFLQGDQWLVSELVPVVDTATGSVNASDAWFRAAVTAIFTALVDRAVAATNETRKYFATGEMDFDPKLYGLAQCAPDLTPAQCQGCLGQLFRVTELRYLSARPLSLWTSAFVVWCSLRYGVSPFYEGRAMLQLAAPPAPSPEATITPPIPESGAGRKRTAAGIFAGVACSVVLMFLLSVCLCFRFRRRIKATENDHSLEKIGRAHCAIFDLPTLQQATEHFSERNKLGEGGFGTVYKGILSDGQVIAVKTLLGTTGHGLQQLHNEVVLLAELQHKNLVRLQGFCPHQNDTLLVYEYIKNGSLDNFLFDDSRGLNWEQQYNIILGIAKGILYLHEDSSMRIIHRDLKANNILLDDDMEPKIADFGLARLLEEGHTQSRTARVVGTLGYMAPEYAMHGNVSPKIDVFSFGVLALEIVTRRSNCSSNDHSTVNLLSDVWDHWTKGTISQMLHRLDGYARNQALRCIHIGLLCVQQDPGHRPDISAVVFMLTRDSMELRPPSQPAFFFGREPPPASRSNGQSSYLYDQSDFVLQQSFSVNGITLTEPYPR; from the exons ATGATTGCTGCCCGCTATGCCACCGCCGTCGTCCTTGCCCTCGTGCTGCTGCCActgccggcggcggtgacccTGAAGATTTCCTGCGACGGCTCCGTCTACACGGCCAACGGCACGTTCCAGGCGAACCTggacctcctcgccgcggcgctccCAGCCaacgcctccgcctcgccgtcggGCTTCGTCACCGCCTCCGTCGGCGCGGCGCCCGACCAGGCCAACGCCCTGGCGCTCTGCCGCGGGGACACCAACGcctccgcctgcgccgcctgcgTCGCGGCGGCGTTCCAGGACGCGCAGCAGGCCTGCCCGCAGGACAAGGGCGTCGCGGTCTACAGCGACGCGTGCGTCCTCCGCTTCGCCGGCATCCGGTTCCTCGACTTCCTCCAAGGGGACCAGTGGCTCGTCTCGGAATTGGT TCCTGTCGTTGACACCGCCACGGGGAGCGTCAACGCCTCGGATGCCTGGTTCAGGGCTGCCGTCACCGCGATCTTCACCGCCCTGGTCGAccgcgcggtggcggcgaccaACGAGACGAGGAAGTACTTCGCCACGGGGGAGATGGACTTCGATCCCAAGCTCTACGGACTCGCGCAGTGCGCGCCGGACCTAACGCCGGCGCAGTGTCAGGGCTGCCTAGGGCAGCTCTTCCGGGTAACCGAGCTGCGGTACCTGAGCGCGCGGCCCCTGTCCCTGTGGACCAGCGCTTTCGTGGTGTGGTGCTCCCTGAGGTACGGCGTGTCGCCGTTCTACGAGGGCCGGGCCATGCTGCAGCTCGCCGCCCCGCCAGCACCATCACCGGAGGCCACGATCACGCCTCCTATTCCAGAATCGGGAGCAG ggaggaagaggaCTGCAGCCGGAATCTTTGCAGGCGTTGCCTGTTCCGTCGTGCTAATGTTTCTTCTTTCAGTTTGTTTATGCTTTCGCTTCAGGCGAAGAATTAAGGCGACAGAGAACGACCACT CACTGGAGAAGATAGGGAGAGCGCATTGCGCGATCTTTGATTTGCCGACATTGCAACAGGCCACTGAACACTTCTCAGAGAGGAATAAGCTCGGAGAAGGTGGGTTTGGTACCGTATACAAG GGGATACTGTCTGACGGGCAAGTGATAGCAGTCAAGACACTCCTAGGAACAACAGGGCATGGGTTGCAGCAGCTACACAATGAGGTTGTATTACTGGCAGAGCTTCAGCACAAGAACCTTGTTAGGTTACAGGGGTTTTGCCCACATCAGAATGACACACTGCTCGTTTATGAGTACATCAAGAATGGGAGCCTCGACAACTTTCTATTCG ATGATAGTAGGGGACTTAACTGGGAGCAACAGTACAACATCATTCTTGGAATTGCCAAGGGAATATTGTATCTCCATGAGGACTCAAGCATGAGGATCATCCACCGGGACCTGAAGGCAAACAACATTCTTCTCGATGACGACATGGAACCGAAAATCGCAGACTTTGGGCTCGCAAGGCTGCTAGAGGAAGGTCACACCCAAAGTCGGACAGCCAGAGTTGTTGGGACACT CGGCTACATGGCGCCAGAGTATGCGATGCACGGGAACGTCTCGCCCAAGATCGACGTCTTCAGCTTCGGCGTGTTGGCCCTTGAGATCGTGACCAGGAGAAGCAACTGCAGCTCTAATGACCACAGCACCGTGAATCTCCTGAGTGAT GTCTGGGATCACTGGACCAAAGGGACCATATCGCAGATGCTGCACCGACTGGACGGGTATGCTCGAAACCAGGCGCTACGATGCATCCACATCGGTCTGCTGTGCGTCCAGCAGGACCCTGGCCACAGGCCGGACATATCAGCCGTGGTGTTCATGCTAACCAGGGATAGCATGGAGCTCCGGCCTCCGTCGCAACCTGCATTCTTCTTCGGGAGAGAACCACCTCCAGCTTCAAGGTCAAATGGGCAAAGCAGCTACTTATATGACCAGTCAGATTTCGTATTGCAACAGAGTTTCTCTGTGAATGGGATTACACTTACTGAACCGTATCCAAGGTAG